The Desmonostoc muscorum LEGE 12446 genome includes a region encoding these proteins:
- a CDS encoding DUF1499 domain-containing protein: MSRLLTAMPKLGYAYAKQLLCSLTLTILLTLILPSATWAASSLGVDNGNLSSCPASNNCVVSQNADAKHAIDPIAYHVDRDAAKKTLLKVLTVVPRTEVIEQTDNYIHALSKSRIFQFTDDVEFYFPPNESVIHVRSASRVGESDLGVNHRRVEQIRLALRDLNI; encoded by the coding sequence ATGTCTCGTCTGCTAACAGCAATGCCTAAGTTGGGCTACGCCTACGCCAAGCAACTCTTGTGCAGTCTCACTCTTACAATACTCCTAACTTTAATACTTCCTAGTGCTACTTGGGCTGCTTCTAGCTTGGGAGTTGACAATGGTAATCTGAGTTCTTGTCCAGCTTCAAACAACTGTGTTGTCAGTCAAAACGCAGATGCCAAACACGCCATTGACCCCATTGCTTATCATGTAGACCGGGATGCAGCAAAAAAAACCTTACTCAAAGTTCTCACTGTTGTTCCCCGTACAGAGGTTATCGAACAAACAGATAATTACATCCACGCTCTTTCTAAAAGCCGCATCTTTCAATTTACTGATGATGTGGAGTTTTATTTCCCTCCCAATGAATCAGTAATTCATGTGCGATCGGCATCTCGCGTCGGAGAGTCCGATCTCGGCGTTAACCACAGACGTGTGGAACAAATTCGTTTAGCTCTACGCGATTTAAATATTTGA
- a CDS encoding S8 family serine peptidase, whose product MPTFPSDPLFPYQWYLYNEGQLGGVPGMDLNVVNVWDNYTGRGVTVGVFEGGGVEYDHPDLAPNYNTAIDYDGVTNSGNPYPLPGESYHATGVAGVIGAAAGNGIGGVGVAYDSTLASFRFNYGNADSTIRALQRLRNVDVANNSWASTSIFGLNFLNPAFAPISQAIRDAAQYGRNGLGTAVVWSAGNNREEGLNTNYSNLTNSRYGITVAALQDDGTASAYSTPGASILVSGFGSGTPGSIVTTDRQGSEGDTSGDYTGEFNGTSAAAPMISGVVALMLEANRNLGYRDIQEILAYSARQNDPYNYGGQPYIWQYNGANNWNGGGLHVSHNYGFGLVDALAAVRLAETWQKQSVLNNEQSLSYNSGSLGRTIPDNNATGISHTFTVAAGLEIDFVEVELNLTHSYRGDLVVYLTSPSGTESVLVYRPGNGEDEGDNIVFKFSSTQHWGENSAGNWTLTIKDFGPGDVGIFNSWKLNLYGDKDTVNDTYFFTNEYGIYGDTTLTDTSGADTINAAAITSSSYLNLNPGSTSILNGTTLAISAGTVIENAFTGDGNDTIIGNSAANALSSGRGNDTLNGGAGNDTLRGGRGNDIYIVDSAGDVVIENPNEGTDTVQSSVTYTLSANVENLTLTGTAAINGTGNSLNNTITGNSGNNTLDGGGGNDTLNGGAGNDTLNGNTGNDRMVGAAGNDIYIVDSSADVVVENINEGTDTIQSSISYVLGSNLDNLILTGTSAINGTGNTLNNNITGNSGNNTLDGKDGNDTLNGGAGNDNLLGGNGNDILVGGIGNDTLTGGTGVDRFTFNSRSEGIDRIADFSVVDDTIAVSAAGFGGGLVAGVAIAASQFILGTAATTASHRFMYDRSNGALFFDQDGTGAIAKVQIATLSTGLSLTSADVFVNA is encoded by the coding sequence ATGCCTACTTTTCCTTCCGATCCCTTATTTCCTTATCAATGGTATCTCTACAACGAAGGCCAACTCGGCGGCGTTCCTGGTATGGATCTCAACGTAGTTAATGTTTGGGATAACTACACAGGACGCGGTGTTACAGTTGGTGTTTTTGAAGGCGGTGGAGTTGAATACGATCATCCTGATTTAGCTCCCAATTATAATACTGCGATCGACTATGATGGCGTTACCAACAGTGGTAATCCCTACCCTCTACCTGGAGAAAGCTATCATGCCACTGGTGTTGCAGGCGTTATTGGTGCAGCTGCTGGAAACGGCATTGGTGGTGTGGGTGTAGCCTATGACTCTACCTTAGCTTCCTTCCGGTTTAATTACGGGAATGCTGATAGCACGATTCGAGCGTTGCAGCGCCTACGCAACGTTGATGTGGCCAACAATAGCTGGGCTAGCACATCAATCTTTGGACTTAATTTTCTCAATCCTGCGTTTGCCCCAATAAGCCAAGCTATTCGAGATGCTGCTCAGTATGGACGTAATGGATTAGGGACTGCGGTGGTCTGGTCTGCTGGAAATAACAGAGAAGAAGGTTTGAATACCAATTACTCTAACCTTACCAACTCTCGCTACGGCATTACTGTAGCAGCACTGCAAGATGATGGTACAGCATCTGCTTACAGCACTCCTGGGGCTTCTATTCTCGTTTCCGGTTTTGGCAGTGGGACTCCTGGCAGTATTGTGACTACAGATCGTCAAGGATCGGAAGGAGATACTTCTGGAGACTACACTGGCGAGTTTAATGGCACTTCAGCAGCAGCCCCGATGATTTCTGGAGTAGTTGCCTTAATGTTGGAAGCCAATCGTAATTTAGGTTATCGAGATATACAGGAAATTCTGGCCTATTCTGCTCGTCAAAACGATCCTTATAACTACGGGGGGCAGCCATACATTTGGCAATATAACGGCGCTAACAATTGGAATGGCGGAGGTTTACACGTCAGCCACAACTATGGATTTGGGTTGGTAGATGCTCTTGCTGCTGTGCGTTTAGCGGAGACTTGGCAAAAACAGAGTGTATTGAACAACGAGCAGTCTCTTTCCTATAATTCAGGTTCTTTAGGCCGGACTATTCCAGATAACAATGCCACGGGAATTAGTCATACTTTTACCGTCGCTGCTGGCTTAGAAATTGATTTTGTGGAGGTAGAACTCAATTTGACTCATTCCTATCGGGGTGATTTGGTTGTGTACTTGACCTCTCCCAGTGGAACTGAGAGTGTGTTGGTTTATCGACCTGGTAATGGGGAAGATGAGGGAGACAATATCGTGTTTAAATTCTCTAGTACTCAACACTGGGGAGAAAACAGTGCTGGCAATTGGACGCTCACAATAAAAGATTTTGGTCCTGGAGATGTCGGCATTTTCAATAGTTGGAAATTAAATTTATACGGCGATAAAGATACTGTCAACGACACTTATTTCTTTACCAATGAGTATGGCATTTATGGCGATACTACGCTGACTGATACTTCTGGTGCTGATACAATTAACGCTGCGGCGATTACTTCCAGCTCTTACCTCAATCTGAATCCAGGTTCTACAAGTATTCTGAATGGAACCACCTTAGCTATCAGTGCAGGAACAGTCATTGAAAATGCCTTTACTGGCGATGGCAATGACACAATTATCGGTAATAGTGCTGCTAATGCTTTGTCTAGTGGTAGGGGTAATGATACTCTCAATGGTGGCGCGGGTAATGATACTCTTAGAGGTGGCAGAGGTAACGACATCTATATAGTTGATAGTGCTGGGGATGTCGTTATAGAAAACCCTAATGAAGGCACAGATACGGTTCAGTCATCTGTTACTTATACCCTGAGTGCAAATGTAGAGAATCTAACTCTCACTGGTACAGCTGCCATCAATGGTACAGGCAATAGTCTCAACAACACTATTACAGGTAATAGCGGCAACAATACCCTCGATGGCGGTGGGGGTAATGATACCCTCAATGGTGGCGCGGGTAATGACACGCTCAATGGCAATACTGGTAATGACAGGATGGTTGGTGCAGCAGGTAACGATATCTATATAGTTGATAGTTCTGCGGATGTTGTTGTAGAAAATATTAACGAAGGCACGGACACAATTCAGTCATCTATTAGCTATGTACTAGGCAGTAACTTAGATAATTTGATTCTCACTGGTACATCTGCCATCAACGGCACAGGCAACACTCTCAACAACAATATTACAGGTAATAGTGGGAACAATACCCTGGACGGCAAAGATGGTAATGATACCCTGAATGGTGGTGCCGGAAATGATAACCTTTTAGGTGGGAATGGCAATGACATTCTCGTAGGCGGAATTGGCAATGATACACTCACAGGTGGTACAGGAGTCGATCGCTTTACTTTCAATTCCCGCAGTGAAGGCATTGACAGGATTGCTGATTTTAGTGTGGTTGATGATACCATTGCTGTGTCTGCGGCTGGTTTTGGTGGTGGGTTGGTTGCTGGTGTGGCGATCGCTGCTAGTCAATTTATTCTCGGTACAGCAGCCACTACGGCTAGTCATAGATTTATGTACGATCGCAGCAATGGCGCTCTGTTCTTTGATCAAGATGGCACAGGAGCAATTGCAAAAGTCCAAATTGCTACTCTTAGTACCGGACTAAGTTTAACTAGTGCTGATGTTTTTGTGAATGCTTAA
- a CDS encoding DUF928 domain-containing protein, with product MLLLKTIRGLGMFASLLSPAVLIFPGMSEQVSAQPDRELRISVKFPPTEDRSAPGRTAGGGRRSPEHFCTEPNTTPLTALMPTRDNVGTTVTANPTFFWYVPKTTAKSAEFVVKDEQDNEVYVTNLAIPSTAGIVKFTLPTTVSLQVGQDYTWGLALICNNVDRSRDELVEGIIRRNELSSELKTKLQQALSPLEKAQIYAQAKVWFEAIATLATLQSSQSRQWEELLNSVGLKDIAQQPFVNDTP from the coding sequence ATGCTTTTGCTAAAGACTATTCGTGGGTTGGGAATGTTTGCGAGTTTGCTGTCTCCAGCAGTGCTAATTTTTCCTGGTATGTCAGAACAGGTATCTGCACAGCCCGATCGAGAGTTGAGAATCAGTGTAAAATTCCCTCCTACCGAGGATCGCAGCGCACCAGGGCGCACAGCAGGGGGGGGAAGGCGATCGCCTGAGCATTTTTGTACTGAGCCAAACACTACTCCTTTAACGGCTTTAATGCCAACACGCGACAATGTGGGAACAACAGTCACCGCCAATCCTACTTTTTTTTGGTATGTTCCGAAAACAACAGCCAAGTCAGCAGAATTTGTGGTTAAAGACGAGCAAGATAATGAAGTTTACGTCACAAATCTTGCTATTCCCAGCACTGCGGGTATAGTTAAATTTACCCTGCCAACAACTGTATCTCTACAAGTAGGCCAAGATTATACATGGGGTTTGGCGTTGATTTGCAACAATGTAGACCGCAGTCGGGATGAGTTAGTTGAGGGAATTATCCGCCGAAATGAACTGAGTTCAGAACTAAAAACCAAGCTACAGCAAGCACTTTCCCCTTTAGAAAAAGCGCAAATTTATGCACAAGCTAAAGTTTGGTTTGAGGCGATCGCTACCCTTGCCACTTTGCAAAGTTCTCAATCAAGGCAATGGGAAGAACTCTTAAATTCAGTAGGTTTAAAAGATATTGCTCAACAACCTTTTGTTAATGACACACCGTAG
- a CDS encoding MBL fold metallo-hydrolase, which translates to MIKLIFLGSGSAFTVGADNFQSNILLVNGQEKKLLIDCGSDIRFSLHSADFSYLDITDIYISHLHADHVGGLEYIGFSTKFDSRCQKPKLYLSKELASAIWENTLSGGMKSIQGDIASLETYFDVNQIERNGCFTWAETKFILVKVIHVNNGYFVMPSYGLFFEINGKKIFITTDTQLCLEQIGKYYEQADIIFQDCETSQFPTSIHAHYNKLLTLPAELKNKMWLYGYQPGLLPDAQKDGFCGFIKRGQIFDFCSK; encoded by the coding sequence ATGATAAAACTAATTTTTCTAGGTTCAGGTTCTGCTTTCACTGTTGGAGCAGATAATTTTCAATCCAATATACTGTTAGTTAACGGCCAAGAGAAGAAACTTTTGATTGATTGTGGCTCAGACATAAGATTTTCATTACATTCGGCTGATTTTTCCTATCTCGATATTACCGATATTTATATTAGTCATCTCCATGCCGATCATGTTGGTGGGCTTGAATATATTGGATTTAGTACCAAGTTTGATTCCAGATGCCAGAAACCAAAGCTTTACTTAAGCAAAGAATTAGCCAGTGCAATTTGGGAAAATACTTTATCTGGCGGAATGAAGTCTATACAGGGTGATATTGCTAGTTTAGAAACTTATTTTGATGTGAATCAAATTGAACGCAACGGTTGTTTTACATGGGCAGAAACTAAATTTATTTTAGTAAAAGTTATCCATGTGAATAATGGGTACTTTGTCATGCCCAGCTATGGATTATTTTTTGAAATCAACGGAAAAAAAATATTTATAACTACAGATACTCAATTATGTTTAGAGCAAATTGGCAAATATTATGAGCAAGCAGACATAATTTTTCAAGATTGTGAGACTTCACAATTTCCTACTTCTATCCATGCTCATTATAATAAATTATTGACATTACCAGCAGAATTAAAAAATAAAATGTGGTTGTATGGTTATCAACCTGGACTACTTCCTGATGCCCAAAAAGATGGATTTTGTGGTTTTATAAAGCGCGGTCAGATTTTTGATTTTTGCTCAAAATAA
- a CDS encoding CHASE2 domain-containing protein, protein MMWGKWKRLLWQWRSVLITTPSVAGVVILLRLAGLMQPWEWAAFDQYMRLRPQEPPDERIVIVGINLADIKKIRQPIISDDVYAKLLQKLKARKPRAIGLDIYRDLPVEPGHQELVKVFASTPNLIGIQRVVGDNQREPIDPPPVLKNKGQVGTNDLILDADKKVRRGLLYLTDKNGKTVYSFALYLALLYLDAEGITPETVGQTKNWQLGKTRFIPFAANDGGYVRSDDRGYQILINYRGAAKHFSTVSMTDILEDKIPPEWGRDRIILIGNVSESFEDLFFTPHSSDLLTSPEPMAGVEIHANIASQIISAAKEGRPLIKSWSQPMEMGWILLWSFVGASLTWQWRYAGGVTFLSFQRITSPILAAGVLLASTYAAFLISWWIPVIPPLLTLLGSAIAITAHIARTAGEIRYTFGRYLSKEVVTTLLESPQGLKLGGERRKITILVSDLRGFTSISEQLPPEKVVQILNFYLASMADIITQYQGTIDEFTGDGILVLFGAPTAREDDTTRASACAIAMQLAMRSVNEKMKQWNLPPLEMGIAINTGEVVVGNIGSHIRTKYGVVGSQVNLTYRIESYTIGGQIFISESTFTEVGSIVRVCGQQEVQPKGIKQPINIYEISGISGQYNLFLTPEEEIFLPLAEEIPIEYAILDEKHIGETLFKGSLVKLSTKGALVRPNDLEEDIIPSLLSNIKLTMSSNSPKKLSVDIYAKVLEKSVQKGTFYIYFTTKNSDIEAIFSELYQAIKVTV, encoded by the coding sequence ATGATGTGGGGAAAGTGGAAAAGGCTGTTGTGGCAATGGCGCAGTGTTTTGATTACTACTCCTAGTGTGGCTGGTGTAGTTATCTTATTACGTCTTGCTGGTTTAATGCAGCCTTGGGAGTGGGCGGCTTTTGATCAATATATGCGTCTACGACCCCAGGAACCACCTGATGAACGGATTGTCATTGTGGGGATAAATCTTGCAGATATCAAAAAAATTCGTCAGCCAATTATTTCAGATGATGTGTATGCTAAATTATTGCAAAAATTAAAAGCTAGAAAACCACGAGCTATCGGTTTAGATATCTACCGCGATTTACCTGTAGAACCAGGACATCAAGAATTAGTCAAAGTATTTGCATCTACGCCCAATTTAATTGGGATTCAAAGAGTGGTGGGGGATAACCAACGTGAGCCAATTGACCCGCCACCAGTACTCAAAAATAAAGGGCAAGTAGGTACAAATGATTTGATTTTGGATGCAGATAAAAAGGTGCGACGCGGTTTGCTTTACTTAACAGATAAAAATGGCAAAACGGTCTACAGTTTCGCATTATATTTAGCTTTACTTTATCTTGATGCTGAAGGTATTACTCCAGAAACTGTTGGACAAACAAAAAATTGGCAGTTAGGAAAAACAAGATTTATCCCCTTTGCAGCCAATGATGGTGGCTATGTGAGATCTGATGACCGTGGCTACCAAATTTTAATTAATTACCGGGGAGCAGCCAAGCACTTTTCCACAGTCTCGATGACAGATATTTTGGAAGATAAAATACCACCAGAATGGGGACGCGATCGCATTATTTTAATTGGTAACGTCAGCGAAAGTTTTGAGGATTTATTCTTCACTCCCCATAGTAGTGATTTGTTGACTTCCCCAGAACCTATGGCTGGGGTAGAAATTCATGCAAATATTGCTAGCCAAATTATCAGTGCAGCTAAAGAAGGTCGTCCACTAATTAAGAGTTGGTCGCAGCCAATGGAAATGGGATGGATTTTGCTGTGGTCTTTTGTTGGCGCAAGTTTAACTTGGCAGTGGCGATATGCAGGCGGGGTAACATTTTTATCTTTCCAGAGGATAACTAGCCCAATTTTGGCAGCAGGCGTCCTATTAGCTAGTACCTATGCTGCCTTTCTCATTAGTTGGTGGATACCTGTAATACCACCATTATTAACTTTGTTGGGATCTGCGATCGCTATTACAGCCCACATCGCCCGCACTGCTGGAGAAATTCGTTATACATTTGGGCGTTACTTAAGCAAGGAAGTAGTTACTACCTTATTAGAAAGTCCACAAGGTTTAAAACTTGGCGGCGAACGGCGCAAAATCACCATACTCGTCTCTGATTTAAGAGGATTTACCAGTATTTCTGAACAATTACCCCCGGAAAAAGTTGTTCAAATTCTCAACTTTTATTTGGCATCAATGGCAGATATCATTACTCAGTATCAAGGAACCATTGATGAGTTTACAGGTGATGGTATTTTAGTGTTGTTTGGTGCGCCTACTGCCAGAGAAGACGACACTACAAGGGCTAGTGCTTGTGCTATTGCTATGCAGTTAGCAATGAGAAGTGTAAATGAAAAAATGAAGCAGTGGAATCTGCCGCCACTAGAAATGGGCATAGCTATTAACACAGGCGAAGTTGTTGTTGGAAATATTGGTTCTCATATACGAACTAAATATGGTGTAGTTGGTAGCCAGGTAAATCTCACCTATCGCATTGAATCTTATACAATTGGAGGTCAAATTTTTATTTCAGAATCGACATTCACAGAAGTAGGGTCAATCGTCAGAGTCTGTGGACAACAGGAAGTACAACCAAAAGGAATTAAACAGCCGATAAACATTTATGAAATTAGCGGGATTAGTGGACAATACAATCTCTTTCTGACTCCAGAAGAAGAAATATTTTTACCGTTAGCTGAAGAAATACCAATAGAATATGCAATTCTCGATGAAAAGCACATTGGTGAAACCCTTTTTAAAGGCAGTTTAGTTAAACTGTCCACTAAAGGCGCCCTAGTACGTCCCAACGATCTAGAAGAGGACATTATCCCCTCTTTATTAAGTAATATTAAATTAACTATGTCGTCAAATTCTCCAAAAAAATTAAGCGTTGATATTTATGCTAAAGTGTTAGAAAAATCAGTCCAAAAGGGAACATTTTATATTTATTTTACCACGAAAAACTCTGATATAGAAGCAATTTTTAGCGAACTTTATCAAGCTATCAAGGTAACTGTATAG
- a CDS encoding NB-ARC domain-containing protein, whose protein sequence is MEFEQGLAIANQAVFSKISRKLNAVEIAVLQGTWLGQTYEQIAQTTNYSVSYLSRTFCPQLWQLLSDALGEPVSKKSFRSCLEHIGQQETIALNTWEFPGQHLQNHQADSIVELDSGISPRQTLATSPIVNTLENSLNPECNWGEAIDVSVFYGRTTELSTLTQWIATDHCRLVALLGMGGIGKTALSVKLAQQIQKEFSFIVWRSLRNAPSLEDILTQILQFLCSQQQTDLPQTIDGKISRLIDHLREYRCLLVLDNFESILQSGHSAGYFREGYENYGEMLRLLGEIFHQSCLVITSREKPEVIAVLEGENMPVRTLQLTGLKEVEGTGILQIKGLSGLESDCQKLINHYGGSPLALKIVSTSIRELFNGNIADFLQEGTIVFNGIRNLLNQQCERLSAQELQVMYWLAINREWVTVAELSADISPPLSRQKLLEILESLMRRSLIEKATQMNTGAARFTQQAVVMEYITEQLIQQVDQEIVNSEIDLLQSHALVKAIVKDDIRETQVRLILEPLTNKLLAHFKSKSELEHQLQRILLKLQAKYANTPGYGGGNIINLLRQLKVNLAGYDFSHLSVWQAYLRDVTLHSVNFAYTDLAKTVFAETLGGVASVAISPNGKLLATGDLNGGICLWLLATGEQLLSFQGHTSWVWSVAFNPEGTILASGSVDCSVRLWDVSTGECLQVCQGHTASVWSVAFNPQGNVLASASDDFSIIIWDVATGSTLKTLQGHTSHVYAVAYSPDGATLASSSDDCTVIIWDFVAGSILTTLQGHTRRIWSIVFSFQDILVSGSEDQTIKIWDAKTGECLNTLPGHNSLVRSLALIPQSNILVSAGEDKTVKLWDLHTSECLKTLQGHTSLIWSVACSPDGQTIVSGSGDQTVKLWDAKTGNCIRTWQGRIDWLHSIAYSPQGDTIASGSCVDQALRIWDVKTGQCLKTLQGRTSWVWSVAYSPDGNTLASGNFDSSIRLWDIRTGQCFKTLNGHHNWVATVAYSPDGNTLASGSFDSSIRLWDIRTGQCWKTLSGHTYAVWSVAFSPQGTILASGSGDSSVKLWDASTGECLKTFTGHMNRVRAVAFSPDGQILASGSFDQTIRLWNVQTGECLKILQGHSSHIYAVTFSPQGNIVASASSDQTVKVWNLATGECLKTLQGHTNIVSSIAFSPVSLELTTDTSDDMSWHHRQILATGSHDETIKFWDINTEECLKTLRFDRTYEGMNITGITGLTDATIATLKLLGAVED, encoded by the coding sequence ATGGAGTTTGAGCAAGGACTTGCGATCGCCAATCAAGCAGTATTCTCAAAAATCAGCAGAAAACTGAATGCAGTAGAAATTGCTGTCTTGCAAGGTACCTGGTTAGGGCAGACTTATGAACAGATTGCACAAACTACAAACTACTCGGTAAGCTACCTGAGCCGCACTTTTTGTCCGCAGTTGTGGCAATTATTATCCGATGCTCTCGGTGAACCTGTAAGTAAAAAAAGTTTTCGCTCCTGTTTGGAACACATAGGGCAGCAGGAAACGATAGCCTTAAATACATGGGAATTTCCAGGTCAGCATCTGCAAAATCATCAAGCTGATTCTATTGTTGAATTGGACAGTGGTATATCTCCAAGACAAACCCTAGCTACTAGCCCCATTGTCAACACCTTAGAAAATTCTTTGAATCCTGAGTGTAACTGGGGTGAAGCAATTGATGTCTCAGTTTTCTACGGTCGGACAACGGAACTGTCTACCTTAACTCAGTGGATTGCAACAGATCATTGCCGTCTAGTGGCATTATTGGGTATGGGTGGCATTGGGAAAACAGCGTTGTCTGTAAAGTTAGCACAACAGATACAAAAAGAATTTTCCTTCATTGTTTGGCGATCGCTACGTAACGCCCCATCCTTGGAAGATATTTTGACACAAATATTACAGTTTCTATGTAGTCAACAACAGACTGATTTACCTCAAACCATAGATGGTAAAATTTCCCGACTGATCGATCATTTGCGTGAATATCGTTGTTTACTGGTGCTAGATAATTTTGAATCTATCCTGCAAAGCGGTCATAGCGCCGGGTATTTTCGAGAAGGATATGAAAATTATGGTGAGATGTTGCGCCTACTGGGAGAAATCTTTCATCAAAGTTGTTTAGTAATTACTAGCCGAGAAAAACCTGAAGTTATAGCCGTACTAGAAGGTGAAAATATGCCTGTTAGAACTTTACAGCTTACAGGTTTAAAAGAAGTAGAAGGTACAGGCATTTTACAGATAAAAGGTCTTTCAGGATTAGAGAGCGATTGCCAAAAATTAATTAATCACTATGGTGGTAGCCCTCTAGCATTAAAGATTGTTTCTACATCAATTCGAGAATTATTTAATGGGAATATAGCTGATTTTTTACAAGAAGGGACTATCGTTTTTAATGGCATTCGTAACCTATTAAATCAACAATGCGAGCGCTTATCAGCGCAGGAATTACAGGTGATGTACTGGCTAGCTATCAATCGTGAATGGGTAACTGTTGCCGAGTTGTCCGCAGATATATCTCCACCGTTATCAAGACAGAAACTACTAGAAATACTAGAGTCGCTAATGCGGCGATCTCTAATCGAAAAAGCTACACAAATGAATACAGGTGCAGCTCGGTTTACCCAGCAAGCTGTGGTGATGGAGTATATAACTGAACAGTTAATTCAACAAGTCGATCAAGAAATTGTCAATTCAGAAATTGATTTACTGCAAAGCCATGCTTTAGTGAAAGCGATTGTCAAAGATGATATTCGGGAAACCCAAGTCAGGCTGATATTAGAACCCCTGACTAATAAGCTACTAGCTCACTTTAAATCAAAATCTGAACTGGAACATCAACTTCAGCGAATACTTTTAAAACTACAAGCAAAGTATGCCAATACACCAGGTTACGGTGGTGGAAATATTATTAATTTGTTGCGTCAACTGAAAGTAAATTTAGCAGGTTACGACTTTTCCCACCTCAGTGTCTGGCAAGCCTATCTTCGAGACGTGACACTGCATTCTGTTAACTTTGCTTATACAGATTTAGCTAAAACAGTTTTTGCAGAAACTCTTGGTGGTGTAGCATCAGTTGCTATTAGCCCCAATGGGAAACTGTTAGCAACAGGCGATCTCAATGGTGGGATTTGCCTGTGGTTACTGGCAACTGGTGAACAATTACTCAGCTTCCAAGGTCATACCAGTTGGGTTTGGTCAGTGGCTTTCAATCCTGAAGGTACAATACTGGCTAGTGGCAGTGTTGACTGTTCAGTTAGGCTTTGGGATGTGTCCACAGGTGAATGTCTCCAAGTCTGTCAAGGACATACTGCTAGTGTTTGGTCAGTGGCTTTCAATCCTCAAGGTAATGTTTTGGCTAGTGCTAGTGATGACTTTTCAATCATCATCTGGGATGTTGCAACAGGAAGCACCTTAAAAACCTTGCAGGGGCATACAAGTCATGTCTATGCAGTCGCTTACAGTCCGGATGGTGCAACTCTAGCTAGTAGCAGCGATGATTGTACAGTTATTATTTGGGATTTTGTCGCAGGAAGCATCTTAACAACCTTACAGGGACATACTCGCCGGATTTGGTCAATAGTTTTTAGTTTTCAAGACATTTTGGTGAGTGGCAGTGAAGACCAAACGATCAAAATTTGGGATGCTAAAACAGGAGAATGTTTGAATACATTGCCAGGACATAATAGTTTAGTGCGATCGCTCGCTTTGATTCCCCAAAGTAATATCCTAGTTAGTGCCGGAGAAGATAAAACCGTTAAACTCTGGGATCTTCACACTAGTGAATGCTTAAAAACCTTACAAGGACATACCAGCTTGATTTGGTCAGTAGCTTGTAGTCCAGATGGCCAAACCATAGTTAGTGGCAGTGGCGACCAAACAGTTAAATTATGGGATGCTAAAACAGGAAACTGCATCAGAACATGGCAAGGGCGTATTGACTGGTTACATTCAATTGCTTACAGTCCCCAGGGTGACACTATAGCTAGTGGAAGTTGTGTTGACCAAGCTTTGAGAATATGGGATGTAAAGACAGGCCAATGTCTGAAAACCTTGCAAGGTCGCACCAGTTGGGTTTGGTCAGTAGCTTACAGTCCAGATGGTAATACCTTGGCAAGTGGAAACTTTGATTCTTCCATACGTTTATGGGATATCCGCACCGGACAGTGCTTCAAGACTTTGAATGGTCATCATAATTGGGTAGCTACGGTAGCTTACAGTCCAGATGGTAATACCTTGGCAAGTGGAAGCTTTGATTCTTCTATACGCTTATGGGATATCCGCACTGGACAATGCTGGAAAACTTTGTCTGGTCATACTTATGCTGTTTGGTCAGTCGCTTTCAGCCCTCAAGGTACAATTCTAGCCAGTGGTAGCGGGGACTCATCAGTGAAGCTATGGGACGCAAGCACCGGAGAATGTCTGAAAACTTTCACAGGACACATGAATCGGGTTCGTGCAGTTGCTTTTAGTCCTGATGGGCAAATACTTGCCAGTGGGAGTTTTGATCAAACCATTCGCTTATGGAATGTTCAGACTGGTGAATGCTTGAAGATTTTGCAGGGACATTCGTCACATATATATGCAGTCACTTTTAGTCCTCAAGGAAATATCGTAGCTAGTGCTAGTAGCGATCAAACAGTCAAAGTATGGAATTTGGCTACAGGGGAATGTCTAAAAACATTACAAGGACATACAAATATAGTGTCTTCCATTGCTTTTAGTCCTGTTTCTCTTGAATTGACTACAGACACATCTGATGATATGAGTTGGCATCATAGGCAAATTCTGGCAACTGGTAGCCATGACGAAACAATAAAGTTTTGGGATATCAACACAGAAGAATGTCTAAAAACTTTAAGGTTTGATAGGACTTATGAAGGTATGAATATCACTGGGATTACAGGTTTAACAGACGCAACTATTGCAACATTAAAATTGTTGGGAGCAGTTGAAGATTAA